From bacterium (Candidatus Blackallbacteria) CG13_big_fil_rev_8_21_14_2_50_49_14:
CCTTGCCCAATATGATTTCCTCGCAAGCCCGCGCCAAAGTTGCGAGCACCAAGACCAATATGTCGACTTTCCGAAATATGGTCGAAGTCTATGGTGTAATCTATTCTGCAATCTATCCAGATGATGTGACAGCTCTCATGACAGATATTGCCATGATCAACGAGCCAGCAGCCAAGGAGTTTAGAAACCCCTTCACCAATAAAATGGGAAAAAGCAATTCCTATGATGATGAATCAGCCACCAAAACACCGGGTTTGGTGACCTACGAAATCTTGGGAACCGGCAGTTACGCAATTTATGGCTATGACCAGCAGGCAAATCGCATTCAACACCTGGGGCGAGACATGGTGCTCAGCAACGGTTAAGCCAAACCCAAGAAGCTAAACCGTGGGAATTTTACGCGCTGAATTGACCAAGATCTCCAAACCATATTGCTGAATCATAGACTTCAGTTTGCTTGCATACTGGGGATCGGTTGCATAGGTTTTGGCCATATTGTCGATAAAACGGTGGGTATTTTGATCTTTCGCAAATTGTGTCACCGCTTTATCATAATAGCCATTGTGAAACAATTTTCCGTGCGCACTGACAGCTTCATAAAAATCATGGTACTTGGCAAACCGATCCTGAATCGCCGTCTTTTTGCCCCCATAATATTCTGTGGTACCCACCATGACAGAACCCGCAGGTCCACGGCCTTTGATACCAAAAATATTATAGCCCCCAATCGGTGAAGCCGCGAAACCTGACTCTAACGCTGCTTGCGCCAAAGTGACTGCGGCAGGCACATGATAAACCCGTTCCGATTCCAAGGCTGCGGGTAAAAGGGTTTTAAAAAATTGGCTGGCATCCATTTTTTTTAGCTGGCTTGGACTGACTTTTCTCAAGGCCTGAATCGCATGGGTCTGTTGAATCGCCCATTCGACAGCTTTCAAGGTGGTAGGGCCAAATTTGCCTGTGGACTGAACTCCATAATCTTTTTGAAATTTTTGCAATCGTGATTCTGTGGTAGGCCCCAACTCAGCCGTGATTTGAACGGCATAACCCAGCTTTGTCAGATTTTCCTGCAACCACCGTACAGCGGCTCCTTTTGAACCTACTCCGGCAATACTTCCTGCACGAATCTGATCGAGGCTCAGCTCGGTTGCCTCTGCTGGAAAGAGATTCAGGGAAGTTGCCGCTTGTCCTTGCTGGAGCATGGGCGCAAGCACAAAAGGGGCAAACGCTTGCGGGGGAGAACTCTGCGTCTGAATAGTGTTTTTTTTCGCTTGCGGCAATTGAAACAAACGGCGGGGATCCAACAAAAGGTCAGGGGCCAAAGACACCAGAGAATTCAGTTGCATAAATACTCCTTGTGGACTGGGTTCTCAGACTTTTATATGGGTAAACAGACCAGAGTCTGCTTTTCGTTAAATGGATTTGAGTAAAAATTAAGTTGGTCTTAATCTCGTGGATCTGAAAATCGCGACAGGAACAAGAGCGGTATAATGGCAGCAGAAAGATCAATCAAAGCAATCCCTGAGATTGTATTTGAAACAGGAGACCCCCGATGAATCAGCGCCCTCTTCGTTTGGCTTTTGGACGTTTTATGCAGGAAAGCAATGCTTTTTCTTCGGTTCTCACCCGCCGCGAAGATTTTGAGCGTACCCATTATCTCGAAGGGCAGGCGCTGAAGCAAGCCTGTCAACAGGGACAGTGGGAAGTTGAGGGCTTTCTGAAAAACCTTGAATTATCTGGTTTTCTGAAAGCTGTTCGCAAGTCCACTCAGGCAGATCAGATTGAAACAGTCCCCCTCCTCAGTGCCTGGTCTATTTCAGGAGGGCCAGTTGAACAGACCTATTTCAATCAGATTTGCCAACGCTTTCAGGAATTGCTGGAACAGACAGGCCCTTTGGATGGCCTTTATCTGGCTCTGCACGGGGCCCTGGGTGTAGAAAATGAACAGGATCCTGAGGTTCGCCTGCTTAAAGCCATCCGCGAAGTGGTCGGACCCGATCTGCCGATTATCGCCAGTTTTGATTTACACGGGCTGATGACAGCTGAAAAAATTGCACTTTTGAATGGTCTTTGCGCCTACCATACCAATCCCCATTGGGATATGGCACGTACGGGCTTTCGCGCAGGCAAGCTTTTAATTCCACTTGCAGACAAGAAATCAAGCCCCACCCTGGCCTGGCGCAGCCTTCCCCTTTTATTAGGAGGCGGCAATACCCTTGATTTCTGGCCCCCCATGCGCGGGATTTTTGAATATCTTAAAGACCTGTGCAGCCAACCCGGCATTCTGGATGCCTCTGTTTTTATGTGCCACCCCTATCTCAAACACCCTGAACTGGGCTGGTCAGTGGTCGTGATCAGCGAAAATAATCAGGATTTGGCTGAATCTTTGGCCGAAGATTTGGCCGAACGCTGCTGGAAAGTACGCCACCAACAACCGCCACGCTTTATGGAAGTTGATGAGGCCCTGCGCAAAGTGCATCAGACCAAACTCCGTCGAAAACTCGGCGCCATCGCCTTCTGTGATGCTTCAGATGTCGTCGGCGCGGGCGGAACGGGGGAAAATACCCATTTGCTCAAAGCACTCTTAGAAGAACACGATCTGCTTTCTCTCATTCCCTTGCGTGACCCCGTTGCGGTTGAAAAACTCTCTCAGCTTGAAATAGGCGATGAGGTCACACTCTCTGTGGGGGGGCGCTTACAACCTGAAGTCAATCCCGCCATCAGTGTGACTGGGCGTCTGCGCAATTTGAAACAGACCAAGAACTTTGGACGAATGGCTGTTTTAGACGCGGATTGCGTGCAACTGGTTCTGACAGAAGGCTATGCCATGCCCATGAAGCCTGATTTTTACGAGGATCTCGGACTGAAAGTCCGAGAAGCCGATATTGTGGTCGTCAAAAATTTCTTTCATTTCAGACTCTATTATGCTGCCCATTGTCCTGCCAGTTTTTATGTCAAAACCCAGGGAATTACTGATTTTGATCGGATCTTAGAAGTTCAGCTCAATGGGCCCGCCTGGCCCCGCGATGAAGTCAATGACTGGCGACCGGAAGATCGACGCCGCAGAGCCATCCCCCCCACCGAACCGGTTCCGCCCCTGCCACGTTTAAAACCCTCTCCACGCCAGCAAAAACGGTGGGGAATGGCTGGATTCCTCAGCTTGGCCGCTATAGGATTGCTTTGGCGACTGCTCAGAAAAAGAGCTGATTAGCCTAAATTTGCTGAAGCAGAGGGGACAAGGGTCTGCGTAAGACTCTGGGATCAATCCCCTCTTTCAGCGCCAGCAAAAGCCCCGCAGCTTCCCAGTAGTTTTCAACCAAAAAATAAGCCTCTGGAGCAAAACCCAAAATCTCGGGGGTGATCTTTAAATCGCTCTGGTTTTCTTTGACCAGAATCAAGGGAATCCCCTCTTCAACCGCTCTCAGCATCGGAAGCCCCCCTACAGCATTCCAGGGAGCCAGCACTGCATCTAAATCTTCAAGTTTTATTTCAGAGTCTGTATAGGGAACAATCGCAGGCGCATGGTGCAAGCCCTTTAAAACACAGGGCAAATAACTTAAACCAATTTCTTCAGCCGCCACACGTGGATCCAGACGCTCAGAAATAATTTCGGGTGCAAAAATCGGGGAATGAGCCAAAGGTACTTGCAGTTCCCGTGCCAAAGCATGGGAGATCAAAGCTTCCAGTGTGCCAATCGGATCCACACCCTTGCCCTGTAAATAGTCATCCCCCACCCCAGGCTCTAAAATGTCCATCCAGGTCAAAATCGCCAAAGCTGTCGCTCCCTGCGCCAAACAACGATGCGCTGCTGCGCTCAAAACCTCTAAATTTTCAACCGTACCGCTATAGCCATAGGCATGGGGTTCAAAATGTAAGGCAACAGGTTCAGAGGTCAGGGTATAGCCCTTGAGCGTACAGCCTGTACTCATTGCTGTGGCATGCACCACATTCTCAAGTATCGGCAGATAGGGTTCACAGGCCCGATCAATCACCAGCCCGATGCTTTGTTTGGCTTGTTTTTTAAAACCCAATTCACGCTGAAAAAAAGCATCAAGATACGTGCCTTCTAAATAACGAACCTGTGGAGGCTGCTCATAAAACATGGCGGCATTGACCGCATTGGGATGCGTCAGCACACAATCCGCCAAGGAAGCCAAATAGCGCACAACAATACCAGCATCGCCGGCATAACCGCCCACAGCGGCTCCAATACCCGTGGGTACAATAAATGCAAAACTGAACATAATCGTTTTCTCTTTCGGCTATAATACAACAAGTTCAGCCAAGGAACCAGGAAAAATGTCGACACATTTTCTACAAAAACGAATGCCCACCTTGCTCAGTATGTTTGCAGGCCTGGGACTTTTGATCTGGGCCATCTTCTCTGATGAGCGTCTGCTCGGCCTGCTCTTTCAACCACAAGCACTGGCTTTGATTGTGGGCGGCACCCTCAGTGCGACCATGCTTGGATTTTCCTGGTCAGAACTGATCGGCAGCCTGGGCAGTTTCCTGATTGCCTTTTCTGGAGGCCAAGACCCTGATCTTCAGGATGTTTATGATACCAGCGTTTACCTCTCGCAACAAATGCGGGAAGCGGATTCTCCCGAAGCTTCCCAACGCCTACTCGAAGCAATGCGCCCCCGTTTACATCACCCCTTGCTAAAAGAAGGACTGGGCCTGGTCGGCGGCGGCTATACTGCAGCCATGATCCGTGAAACCTTGGAAACCACACTGGCCCAAACCAGTATTCAAAAAGGCCGCGAAATTCGTATTTGGAAATTCATGGGTCAATCTGCCCCCGCTTTTGGCATGGGCGGCGCGCTGCTGATCCTACTGCAACTGACTCAAAAAACTGCTGAGGCCGCGATTTCTGTAGAGGTTTTAGGGGCTGCATTGGTCAGTTTACTTTACGGCGTGCTGTTTTCAGCCTTGTTTTTCATGCCGATCGCAGAGCAGTTGGATGCCTGGCGAGCCCGCCAAATCCACTACCTGCAAATGTGTCTTGAAAGCGTCATTCTGCTGCAGCACCGACACCATCCTCTTTACGTAGAGTCTGTGCTTAAACCTTTTTTAAGCGTCCAGGGCGTCTCTCCCAGGCCCAAATCATTTCAAGCGGCCCCTGAAACTGCCCAACCCCGCAAGAATAGTTTCTTCAAACAAGCCCTTGCCAATGAAATGGAAGAGGCTCCGCTGGAGGACTCCCCTCCAGCCGCACCAACATCAGATACAGGCTTAAGCGCCCAACAACTGCGTCAGTTTCGCCCGGTCAATCGACGCAAGGATCTCTAAATGATTATTCTGGGGATTGAGTCCAGTTGCGATGAAACAGCGGTCGCTCTGGTTGAAAACGGACGTCGGATTTTATCCAGTGAAATTCGCTCTCAAATAGAAGAACATAAAATCTATGGGGGCGTGGTACCAGAGCTGGCTTCCCGTTGCCATGTCGAAGCCCTGCACCCCCTTTTAAACAGTGCCCTTGAAAACGCTGGCCTCAGTTATACCGACGTAGATGCCATTGCAGTTACCTGTGGCCCAGGCCTTCAAGGCGCACTTCTGGTCGGTGTTACCGCAGCAGAAACCTTGGCCTGGCTGATCGATCGCCCCTTGATTGGTGTCAATCACCTCGAAGGGCATATTTACGCGAACTTCCTCAGTTTTCCCGATCAGATTGAATTTCCCCTCTTGGTTTTATTGGTTTCGGGAGGACATACGCAGTTATTGCAAATGGATGGCCATGGAATGTATCAGGTCTTGGGGGGCACACGGGATGATGCCATCGGTGAAGCCTTTGACAAGGTCGCCCGCCTGCTTGGGCTGCCTTATCCAGGAGGCCCTGTGATCGATCAGCTGGCCCAGTCAGGCAATCCAGAGGCATTTCCGTTTCCCCGCAGCATGCTTCAGGAACAGGATTTCAGTTTCAGCGGTTTGAAAACAGCTGTGCTTTACACAGTTCGCAAACTTGAGCAAAACAAGCAAGAACTGCCGATTGCAGACCTCTGTGCCAGTTTTCAGAGTGCCGCCATAGATACACTGCTGGAAAAAACCTTACGTCTGATTGAAACAAAAAATATCAAACAACTCTCTGTGACAGGTGGTGTTTCCGCCAATTCTCTCTTACGCTCACGTCTTAAAACAGCCTCCCAAGCTCAAAATTTTCAGGTCTTTATGCCGCCCCTGCAACTCTGCACAGACAATGCAGCCATGATTGCAGCCTGCGCTTGGTATCAATGGCAAAAAAAACCTGAAGACATGCGTTTTAAACTCCAAACCCGCCCACGCTACCCACTTTCACAGATTTGAAAAGTTCAATTTGAAGCGTGACAAAGGCTTAAAAGTGTCTTATGATACCATCATGAAGAGTTTGGGCAAGACCGCAGTGGATTTTCCTGTGGCACTTTTTGAGTTGGATTCTATGGGTTGCATTCTGTCTGTTAATGCTTTTTGGCAGAAATTGACGGGATTGCATGCGAATGAAGTCTTGCAAAAACCTTGGTTTGACTTGGTTTTGAGCAGTGAACAGCCCGAACTGGAAAGCAAATGGCGCTCTTTTTGCAGCCAGCCTGAAGGTCACTTCGAAGCTTTTTTTACCCCCAAACTCACACAACCCAACGTTGATTTTCTCTTGGTAAAAATCAGTCATTCTGCCCAGGGTTTTCTGGCTTGCTTAGAAAACCGTACAGAGCTGAAACAGGCCAATCAAAGCAATCACCATTTGCGCGAAAAAATCATTGCCCTGTTTCGCAACAGTAACCAAATGATTATCATGTTAGATCGCAAGCATCGGGTCACGGAATTTAATCATGTTGCCGCCATTTCTGCGCGCCAACGTTTTTTTCGTGAAATGGAGGCTGGCGAAGATTTTATCAACTATGTTCAACCCGACCGCTTGGATGATTTTTACAGCAGTTTTGAACAGGCCCTCACAGGTCAACATGTTTTCAAAGAACGGATTATTCATGCCCCCGACGGACAAGCTGTCAGCTATGAAATGAGCTACTCTCCGATTCGGGATGAGCAGAATCAAATCTGTGGGGTCTGTTTTACAGGTCTGAATATTGAAGCCCAAAAACAGATGCAGGTACTTTTACACCATGAGCAACTTTTCGTTTCTGCCATTTTAGATACCAGCAGCGCTTTGATTCTGGTTCTCGATCAAAAGGGGCGTATTATTCGTTTCAACCAAGCCTGTGAAAAATTGAGTGGCTATACTTTTCACGAGGTACAGGGAAAACATTTCGGTTTTCTGCTGCCAAAATCAGAACGCGAATCCTACCTAAAACGATTTGACGATCTTCAGGTCAAAGACTTTCCCATCAGCACACAAATGCCCTTGGTCACACGGCAAGCTGAAATTCGCAGTATTTCCTGGACAGGAACAGTTTTGCTGAATGTTGAAGGCACGGTTGAATACCACGTAGCAACAGGCATTGATATCACCGAAAGCGAAAAAACCAGCAAAGCCCTGCGCGAGCATGAAGAGATGCTGCGCCAGATTCAAAAATTAGATGCCATTGGCCAACTGACAGGGGAAATTGCCCACGATTTTAACAATATTTTGGCAGGCATTCAAGGGTATGCCCAACTGATTGAAGAATCTTTAGCCTCAGGTACAGTTGCGGCTGAGCATGTTCACGAAATTCAACGTATTTGTGAAAAAGCCCGAGCGCTTACCGGCCAATTACTGATCTTCAGCCGTAAACACCGCCCCAATCCCCGTCCGCTGAACATTGAAAAACTGCTGCTTGAAATGAATCCTCTTTTTCTGCCTCTTTTAGGCGAAAATCTACAATTACACACCGATTGCGCCCCCAACCTCCCTCAAATATTAATGGAACCAACCCACCTTGAACAATTGGTCATGAATCTGGTCGTTAATGCCCGCGACGCCATGGATAAACAGGGAGAAATTTTCATCAAAACCTTTTTAAAAGATGAAAAGCGGGAAATTTTCGTTCCGCTTTTTGGGAACCGCCCTGCGGGAAAATACCTGTGTATTTCAGTCAAAGATCAGGGAACAGGCATACCTGTTGAAATTCAGGAAAAAATCTTTGCTCCCTTTTTTACGACAAAAGCCGAAGGAACCGGCTTGGGCTTGGCCATCATCTATGGCATCGTCACAGAATATGGCGGCTATATTCTCTTGAACAGTTCTCCCCAAACAGGAACCTGTTTTGAAATTTATCTTCCGGCCATGCTTTCCACTCCTCTCTCCCCAGCTTCTTCATCCAATCTCCTGATCCTGGGACTTTTCGAAAAAGATCTGGAGAGTCTTGAGAATTCGCTGGGCCCAGAGTATACCTACTCTGCCCTTGAAATCCCCCAGACAGCTCCGCCCTCTGGCCAGCGCATGATCAGCCGCCTGACGGTTGAAAATATTGAGAAAATTCACAACTGGGCTAAACAAGCACGAACACCTCCTCAAGTGCTTTACCTCAGTGGCACTGAAGAACAGGAATTGGCGCTGCTTCCACAATTAAAACCTTGGGAAGATATTCTGATCTGTCCAATGGACAGTTTCAGGCTCAATAAATGGCTGCAGGCTTAATGGAAACAGGTAATTCAGCCAAAAACCAAGGTCTCCTGCTAAGATACTTCTACTAATTTAAACAGAGATTTTATCATGTTGAATATTCAAGCTTTGCCACTCAAAAGTTTATCGGGTCTGCTTTTGTTTTTATGGAGCCCATCTTCAGCTCAGGCTCTCAGTCTTTCACTGCAGCCCCTTCCGGGAAAATTTAAGCAACCGGTCTTTTTAACCGCTCCTGCTGGAAGCGATCTGCTCTTTGTAATCGAACAGCAGGGCATGATCTGGAAAATTGCCAAAGGCCAACCCAAAACACTTTTTTTAGATCTCCGCAGACAGATCCAAGCGGGAGGAGAAAAAGGTTTACTTTCTATGGCCTTTGCACCTGATTACCTACGCCATGGGCGCTTCTTTCTCAACTATACAACCGGCACGCCCCTGAAAACCCGTATTTCGGAATGGCGTGCCAACCCTCAGAAACAAACCATCATTCAAGGCAGTGAGCGCGTTTTGCTTGAAATTCCCCAGCCCTATCAAAACCACAATGGCGGCCAGATTGCCTTTGGCAAAGATGGCATGCTCTATATTGGTATGGGTGATGGGGGCAGCGCCAACGATCCCCATGGCAATGGACAAAACCCCAACAGTTTACTCGGAAAAATTTTGCGTATAGATGTCAGCAAAGGCCCCGGCTACCGTATTCCAACGGACAATCCCTTTCAGCGGCAAGCCGGTTACCGGCCTGAAATTTGGGCCTATGGCCTGCGCAACCCCTGGCGCTTTAGTTTTGATCGTCAGACGGGTGAACTTTATCTCGGAGATGTGGGACAAAATCGTTTTGAAGAAATTGATCTGGTTGAGAAAGGTCAAAATTATGGCTGGAACCGACAGGAAGGTTTTTCATGTTTTTCCCCGCCGCAAAACTGTTCAAGTAAAGGTTTGACAGCCCCTCTCGTAGCGTATGGTCGCCAAGCAGGAATCGCTGTCACAGGTGGCTATGTCTATCGCGGCAAACGCTTTCCAGCGCTTTCAGGTCTCTATCTTTACGGCGATTTTGGCTCAGGCAAAGTCTGGGGGCTTAAACAAAAACAGAAAAAAATCCTTTGGCATCAGCCCCTTCTCAACTCGGGATTGAATATCAGTTCCTTTGGAGAAGATGGCCATGGAGAACTCTACTTGCTAGACTATAGCAAAGGTCGGATTTATCGGATAGAAGCAGGGAGCAGAAAATGAAAAAGTGGATTCCAAGCGCCTTAAGCGCCATTCTGTTATTGGGAGTCATGGCCTGTGCGCCTGGATCGGAAGAGAAAAACGACCACAAAGTCTTACGTTTGGGGCTTGTTCCCTTTGAAACAGGTGAAGAATTGCTCAAGGATATTCAACCCCTGCTCAATGTGATTGAAAAGGGGATGGACATGGAGGTTCAGCCTTCTGTTGCCGCTGATTATACAGGTGTTGTTGAATCCCTTAAAAATAAGCAACTCGATGCCGCCTTTCTCAGCCCAGCATCCTATGTTTTAGCCAAACAGGAAGCCAATGTACGCATTATTGTCAAATCTCAACGCAATGGCTCAGCCTCTTATTACGGGGCGATTATTGTACGTGCCGACAGCCCAATTCACAAACTCACCGATCTCAAAGGTAAGAAATTTTCTTTTGGCGATCCGATTTCTACTTCGGGGCATATCTTTGCCCGCAAGATTATGAAAGAAGCAGGCGTCAACCCTGATACGGATTTAGACAAAGTGATTTATTCAGGCAGCCACGACGCGACGATTTTAGCCGTTCTCAATGATAAAGTCGATGCAGGGGCTACCTACGCCGATGATAACCAGGGCAAGTCCAGCGCCTGGAGCCGCTTTCTCAAACCTGAAGATCTTAAAAAAATTCGGGTCTTAACCTATACCGAACCCATTCCCTCTGACACGATTTGTGTGAGTGAAGATTTCCCCGAAGCTCTTACCCAACGCCTGCAAAAAACCATTCTGGATTACAGTCAATCCCCTGAAGGCAAAGCGCTGATCAAAAAGCTGTATCATTTTGATGGCTATGTAGAAGCCAATGACGCCGACTATAAAAGCGTAAGAGAGGGCTTTGCGGCCGCAGGAATTGATCTCAAGGCCAAATTGAAAAAGTCCCCCTGAAGCCCAACTAAAAAAGGGGCTCTTATGACAGAGCCCCTTTTAAAAACAAAAAATTAAAGTGCGAGTAGCTCTTGATTTTCGAGTGCGCTGTCTTCGGGTAAAACAAAGTGCTCGTGAATCACCTGCATCGCTTTTTTAACCTGATCGCGTTGCACCACACACGAAATTTTGATTTCGGAGGTACTGATCATCTGAATATTAATTTCAGCCTTTGAAAGGGCTTCAAACATTTCAGCGGCAATGCCAGGGGTTCCAATCATGCCCACGCCCACAATCGAAACCTTGGCCACATCGCCATCAGAGACCACATCCTTGGCTCCCAATTGATCTGCTACGGCTTGGGTAATCGCAATGGCCTGGGTCAAATCATCTTCATGCACCGTAAAAGCAATATCATTGGTAAGGTTCTCTTGCACAGATTGAATAATCATATCGACGCTGATTCCTTTTTCAGCCAAAGCCCCAAAGAGTTGCGCTGCAACCCCTGGACGGTCAGGCACATGGCGAATCGCGACTTTGGCTTGGCGGGCATCTGCAGTAACACCCGTCACCGGGCGATGAATTTCCAGATCCTTCATGGGTTTGACATAGGTCCCTTCATTGGTATTGAAACTCGAGCGAACATGCACCATCGTGCCATATTTCTTGGCGCACTCTACCGAGCGCGGATGCAAAACTTTCGCGCCCAATTGAGCGAGTTCCAGCATTTCTTCATAGGAGATTTCCTGAAGTTTTTGCGCTTCAGACACAATATTGGGATCGGTGGTATAGACCCCATCGACATCGGTATAAATTTCACAGACAGGGGCATCGAGCGCACCGGCCAAGGCTACGGCAGTGGTATCTGAGCCTCCTCGCCCCAGGGTGGTAATCTGGTGATCGGGAGTCACCCCTTGAAAGCCTGCAACAACCACAATAAAGTCTTCGGCCAAAAGCTTACGAATCGCCTCTGTGTCGATATTGATAATTTTTGCTTTGTTGTGGCGATTTTCGGTAATAATCCCAGCCTGCGCACCCGTCATGGAAACAGCCTTAAAACCCAATTCATGCAGGGCCATACACAGCAAAGCAATGGTGACTTGTTCTCCTGTCGCTAAAAGCATGTCCATTTCACGGGCATGGGGTTGGCTGGAAATTTCACGGGCCATTCCGACCAGACGATCGGTGGTCTTTCCCATGGCAGAAACAACAACAACCAAGCCCTCAGAATTTTTTTCTTTACTTGCCGCGACTTTACGGGCTACATTTTGAATACGTTCTACATCGGCGACAGAGGAGCCGCCAAACTTTTGTACGAGAATACTCATCAATCTTGCTCTCTTATTGCGTACTGAAGTTGCTGCTTTGCCTATTCAGTATAGTACCAGAGCGCCCTCTGCATCTATAGCTGCAATCACATAGTCGCAGGAAATTCCCAATTGGTTCCATTGGGCCTGCATGACCTTGGCAATTTCTTCCGAGTTTTGCCGGGTCAACGCCAATAAGCTGGGGCCCGCCCCACTCAAAACAACCCCCAAGGCCCCGGCCTCACGCCCGGCCTGCATCACTTCCGGCATACCTGGCACCAGAACCTGACGATAGGGCTGATGCAAACAATCATTCAAGCCCAGAGCAATCAGCTGATCATTGTTTTGCGCAAATCCAGCGACCAAAGCAGCTAAAAAACTGGTATTGCGAATACAATCTGCTTTGGAGAATGAATCGGGAACCACCGCACGCGCTTTCTGGGTTTCAAGTTCAAACGCAGGGTAAAGCACAACCCAGTCCAAATTTTTAGGGATGTCTAAAGGGGCGCTGAAATAATTTTGAGGGGTTTGAATATTCAGGATACAGCCCCCTAAAAGGGCCGGAGCCACATTGTCTGGATGGCCTTCCCAGGCAATGGCCTGCTCTAAAATTTCATGGCGGGAAAAAGGAGATCCGGCCCAGGCATTCGCAGCTAAAAGCCCGGCAATCACAGCTGTTGAGCTGCTGCCCAAACCTCTGGCCGGTGGAATCTGAACCTGGAGTTCTAATTGAAACAGAGGAATAGCTAAACCCAAACGCTGGAAAACAGAGGCAAAAGCCTGATAGACCCTATTCTCATGATTCAGCGGAAAGCCCAATTGATCGGCAAAGGGCCCAGAAGCAAAGATCTCAAGCGCAGACTGGGGCTTGAAAATAAAGGTATTATAAAGTTTGAGTGCTGCACCCAGCAAATCATAGCCGGCTCCCAAATTCGCAGTCGTGGCGGGAACCCGAATCTCAAGTTCAGGAAAGGGATTCACGCGTGTAACTTGCCGTTTTCTCCCACTTTAATCTGCACACCAAAGACAGCATGAATAATTTCAGGAACACGATGTGCGGGCAGGTAGAGCTGAATAAAGTAAACGCGGCGCTGGTCGTCATAATAGCGTTGACGCGCCACAATATTGCCCAACTGACGCACAATTTTTCCTGCAGCCTCTTCTTCAGAAACTGTTTCTTTTTGCGTCGCCATGTATTCAACATAGGCCTTGGCCAATTCACGCGCAAGCAATTTGCGAGCTTCCTTCAGGGCATTTTCTTCTGCCAGTTGCGCTTCATCATTGGAGTTTGTGCTGTAATCAGAGACACCGTGTCCAGTGACACTCATTCCTGAGCTATCCCAAACAGGGACAGCAGCCCAATCAGGGCGTT
This genomic window contains:
- the tsaD gene encoding tRNA (adenosine(37)-N6)-threonylcarbamoyltransferase complex transferase subunit TsaD, coding for MIILGIESSCDETAVALVENGRRILSSEIRSQIEEHKIYGGVVPELASRCHVEALHPLLNSALENAGLSYTDVDAIAVTCGPGLQGALLVGVTAAETLAWLIDRPLIGVNHLEGHIYANFLSFPDQIEFPLLVLLVSGGHTQLLQMDGHGMYQVLGGTRDDAIGEAFDKVARLLGLPYPGGPVIDQLAQSGNPEAFPFPRSMLQEQDFSFSGLKTAVLYTVRKLEQNKQELPIADLCASFQSAAIDTLLEKTLRLIETKNIKQLSVTGGVSANSLLRSRLKTASQAQNFQVFMPPLQLCTDNAAMIAACAWYQWQKKPEDMRFKLQTRPRYPLSQI
- a CDS encoding glucose dehydrogenase, whose product is MLNIQALPLKSLSGLLLFLWSPSSAQALSLSLQPLPGKFKQPVFLTAPAGSDLLFVIEQQGMIWKIAKGQPKTLFLDLRRQIQAGGEKGLLSMAFAPDYLRHGRFFLNYTTGTPLKTRISEWRANPQKQTIIQGSERVLLEIPQPYQNHNGGQIAFGKDGMLYIGMGDGGSANDPHGNGQNPNSLLGKILRIDVSKGPGYRIPTDNPFQRQAGYRPEIWAYGLRNPWRFSFDRQTGELYLGDVGQNRFEEIDLVEKGQNYGWNRQEGFSCFSPPQNCSSKGLTAPLVAYGRQAGIAVTGGYVYRGKRFPALSGLYLYGDFGSGKVWGLKQKQKKILWHQPLLNSGLNISSFGEDGHGELYLLDYSKGRIYRIEAGSRK
- a CDS encoding phosphate/phosphite/phosphonate ABC transporter substrate-binding protein, whose protein sequence is MKKWIPSALSAILLLGVMACAPGSEEKNDHKVLRLGLVPFETGEELLKDIQPLLNVIEKGMDMEVQPSVAADYTGVVESLKNKQLDAAFLSPASYVLAKQEANVRIIVKSQRNGSASYYGAIIVRADSPIHKLTDLKGKKFSFGDPISTSGHIFARKIMKEAGVNPDTDLDKVIYSGSHDATILAVLNDKVDAGATYADDNQGKSSAWSRFLKPEDLKKIRVLTYTEPIPSDTICVSEDFPEALTQRLQKTILDYSQSPEGKALIKKLYHFDGYVEANDADYKSVREGFAAAGIDLKAKLKKSP
- a CDS encoding aspartate kinase; amino-acid sequence: MSILVQKFGGSSVADVERIQNVARKVAASKEKNSEGLVVVVSAMGKTTDRLVGMAREISSQPHAREMDMLLATGEQVTIALLCMALHELGFKAVSMTGAQAGIITENRHNKAKIINIDTEAIRKLLAEDFIVVVAGFQGVTPDHQITTLGRGGSDTTAVALAGALDAPVCEIYTDVDGVYTTDPNIVSEAQKLQEISYEEMLELAQLGAKVLHPRSVECAKKYGTMVHVRSSFNTNEGTYVKPMKDLEIHRPVTGVTADARQAKVAIRHVPDRPGVAAQLFGALAEKGISVDMIIQSVQENLTNDIAFTVHEDDLTQAIAITQAVADQLGAKDVVSDGDVAKVSIVGVGMIGTPGIAAEMFEALSKAEINIQMISTSEIKISCVVQRDQVKKAMQVIHEHFVLPEDSALENQELLAL
- a CDS encoding homoserine kinase — protein: MNPFPELEIRVPATTANLGAGYDLLGAALKLYNTFIFKPQSALEIFASGPFADQLGFPLNHENRVYQAFASVFQRLGLAIPLFQLELQVQIPPARGLGSSSTAVIAGLLAANAWAGSPFSRHEILEQAIAWEGHPDNVAPALLGGCILNIQTPQNYFSAPLDIPKNLDWVVLYPAFELETQKARAVVPDSFSKADCIRNTSFLAALVAGFAQNNDQLIALGLNDCLHQPYRQVLVPGMPEVMQAGREAGALGVVLSGAGPSLLALTRQNSEEIAKVMQAQWNQLGISCDYVIAAIDAEGALVLY